atcaaattttttataaaagaaaaatctttacaaaatttatttggataaaagtgttgaattttatatatcttttcaAGTTTAGGcaaaccaaaattttgaattttaccGCCAAAATATAACTATATATTGCCTCATAAAACTTTATTTACCTAAATTAAAGAAATGtgtttaattacttttaagttgattttaattttatttagaattgggataaatattgagttctaatattatttattatgggATAAcaatttagataaatattaaaggataaaaatttagataaatgTGAAATTTTAATGTTATCATATGAATATTAAAGGGGCTAGGTTGAATGTTAAAGACAACAAAAAAGCTGCAGAATTAACATGCAACTTCCTGGTTAGGGTGGAGAAAAGGGGCTATATTGAACATTATTTTCTCAGTGTCTaaaccaaatatattttttttccaaaagggCCATTTTACCCTTCAACTCCtagttataaataaaagaaaacaaacttttagCATCTCCTACCATATTCCAAATCTATGACAGTTCTCCATTATTGTGAAGGTACTGAACCTAACTGGGAACCGCACgaaagcatcaaaagaattccTTATGGCTTGAAAGATATCATTTAGGTTCTAACCACGGGATTTGAAGCCTGCCCTTTTAGAACGATAGATTTTGATGTTAACATGATTTCATTTGAAAGTATTCCTACAGGCTACAGACCATTGTTATAAGGTATGGAGGAACAACAACTACATCCCACCCCTTTCCTCAAAACACACCCACAAAGAATAAGTTTAGAAAAGGAAAGggtaaaaggaagaaaaagaaagaagtgaTACAGGAGGAAGATAAGCATAAATAAGTAACATACCTGAAGTTTATGCTTTATGTCAAATGCCGAAGGAGCAGTAAAAGAGAAGTCAGAGTCATATAGGCTATCCATTTTATCTTTCTGAAGCCAAGGTTGGTCCCTCTTGTCATGCAACCTATGTGTGGTGCTTAGTGCATTAAGAGTAGGTGCCAGATCTTGAAGAATAGAAGAACTAGCAGTTGACCCTACTTTGAAAGATTCACGCCGGGAAGAATCAACCCCATAGGTCAATTCCCTTAGTTTTTGGTCCAAAAGCATACTCAAAGCATCACCGCCTATCACATTAATTCCAAGTGAAGATAAGTTTTTAGCATCTGGTTCAAGCAGCACTTTTTTACCTCGATAATCTGTTGAAAGACCATTACTATTCATTGCCGCCTGGCTAGGGGACTCAGAACCAGGGATAGATCGTGTCAGTGGAGCTGTGAATGTAAAAGAAACAACATCCATGCCTTTCTTTCTGCTATCTTCTGCCCAACTAAAGTGCCTTTCTTTCACTGTATTAGACTGAAATGCTTTCTCATTTTTGTCAATCAAGAAATTATCAGCAACCCAATTGTTCTCAAGATTAAAATCCCCATTTATAGATCGCTTCTTCCGAGGGAAATTCTTTGTACTTGAATATGAGACTTCCTTTTCACTATCAGTTGGCTCTAAGCCCAACTTCCTGGATCCAGCTTTGGAGTTCCCAGAAACTTTACTTGAGGTTTTGTGACGCCCCAAAGAGGATTCCCCAGACAAGGGTTTCCTGCTTTGTGAGGTAGAAACAAAGGACTTTGATGGTAACTTGTCTTTATCCACCATGCAATTTTGTTTCTGATTATTCTGTCTGAGCACACCTGGAGCATTAGGTGTAGAAGGTTTCTTATGCACACCTTTTTGGGTATTTGATTGGCTCTTGAATGGCTGGCTTGACTTAACCTCATTCTGTTCTCTCAGACCTACTGAACTTCTATTGGTACTTGGATTTAGACCTTCTCTCCTCTGAACATTGACCTTTGCTTGGATTGCAAGGGAAATGGATTTTCCTTTATTCTTTAAACCAGCAGAACTTTCTTCTGTATCAGAAGAACCCCTGAATGATGTTGTCTCTTCTGATCCATTCCAGCTCTTGTTCAAAGACTGACCTTTGAGATACTTAGCAGCACTAGACTCAACTGGTCTTCGAGAAGTTTCAGCACGCCTTGATAGTTTCTGAGCAGCATCCGCTTtctcttttagatttttcacTTTCGAAGGTACTGAAGAAGACCCAACCAGAGGCATTTTCTGAGCAGCTTCCATTCTCTCTTTCAGATCTCGAACTTTCAAGGGCACCAAAGGAGAACCTACAAGGGGCATTTTGGCCTTAGTAGTGGCTTGAGGTCCTGGCTCAATAATTTTAGCAGCTGCTTCCATTATATGAGCTGCATTCTTAGTTGGAATGAAGCCAGGACTCTTAATAGGAGATAAAAGCTTATGATGCGTGCTTGGAATTGATTTAGCTGACTTAGGAGGCAGAATTTCAGTTTGGAACTTCTCAATTGGTCTGCTTAGTGTCTTTGGAGGCTTTAAATCCATGGCACTTCTAGATGGGCCATCCACCCTGTTGAGCAGATTGCCAGAATGCATGATTTGATGATCATGATGAAAATCAAAGTTTTTCCTGTTGTAATGAACATCTCGGAGAGATTGGGAGTCAAAGAATGGGGAAGAGTATGGCTCTGAAATATTGGATGGGGGCAGGGAATCTAATCCCATTAGCCTGGCTACAACTCCGGGAGCCCTTGTTCCGTACCCTTCCTCATCAGTTACTGATGAACCACAACTATAATCactacttcctttgaaacttggTGTTGCTCCAGCTTCATCATCATCTGTCTGGATATATGATAATGTACAAAGAAAACTGGTTTAGACTCAACTCAAACTCAACCTACCACATAAAATCgagaaataatttaaacaattgaagaaaaaatgaccATATTACCACCAGACGAAACCGTGTCATTGGCAAATTCCCATcacttttctttccttgtttGGATCTCTCTACAAAAAAAGTGACAGGAGAAGACAGTCTGTAACCAACAATTGAAAAAGGACTAGGCATATATACAGAACATAATATGCACACAAACCAAATAAGGGAATAACAGAATAAGACTACTCATATATGCAAGAACATGGACGTACACacatatttctaatatttgatcTATGCACATATAGTACAATGTACCTGGTAAATCAGACTTATTAGAGAACAACTTCTTTCTTGATTTGGCATTCCAGTCGAACAGCTGAAAAAAACCACCAACATAACCTCCACTTTTTGAACCTTGTTTCTCAGCCCTCATTTTCACAGACAAGAAATCAAGGGCACTTCAACATTCAATGACTAAAAGACACAATGGAGAAGATAAACACAGTCCCATTTAGCAAAATCCATCTGCAGGCTGGTCAAATAAAGAATGATTAGAAGTCCTGTGATCATATATTGCATTACTGACACCTCAAACACAACCTTCTATAACCTTAAACTGAGAAGCCCATATATGAGTTCGAACCCTTATCCATTTCTATCAAGAAATTAGGAATTTCTGGTATGCCTGGGCTATGAATCTTTAAGGATCTGACAAACAAAATACCATACATAACATCATAAACGCATTTATCCTGTGAGAGTTTCAAGCGTAAATGAATTTCAAGCGGATGAACTTTCTCCAAACACAATGGGCGCAACAGAAATTTCCAATCTTCCCAATTTGAGAAGCAAGgtcaagccaaaaaaaaaaaaaaaaaggacctaAACTAGTTTTTGGTTTGTGAGAAAACAGAAGATAACAAAccaaaaaatccaaatctttAGCATCATGCCATATGTGGCCTTAGTTTCCgagaaaaaaaggggggggaGAGGAATGCTGAGCTCAAGCGACACTACACCCAGTTGAACATCGACGTTCAAAATTTCCACTTCTTCTCCTCTCCCACAATCTCTCAGCCAACCAAACGAGACCCAAACAGGCGGCGATAATGACTAACAAAGAGATTGAGAACAAAAGCAACATAGTTTCACTAACCCACTTCAAAATCATCTAAACAGTAGCACAAAATCATCCCACAATCACAAATCAaagacaaacaaaaacaaaaccctaaacttTTTAATCCGAATAccaaaatctaaataaataaaaaaactcacaTGACCGTTGAAATCAGCCTCCACTTTATCCTTCTTATCCTTCATCTGGCTGCAA
The Vitis riparia cultivar Riparia Gloire de Montpellier isolate 1030 unplaced genomic scaffold, EGFV_Vit.rip_1.0 scaffold727_pilon_pilon, whole genome shotgun sequence genome window above contains:
- the LOC117910395 gene encoding uncharacterized protein LOC117910395 isoform X1; protein product: MRAEKQGSKSGGYVGGFFQLFDWNAKSRKKLFSNKSDLPERSKQGKKSDGNLPMTRFRLVTDDDEAGATPSFKGSSDYSCGSSVTDEEGYGTRAPGVVARLMGLDSLPPSNISEPYSSPFFDSQSLRDVHYNRKNFDFHHDHQIMHSGNLLNRVDGPSRSAMDLKPPKTLSRPIEKFQTEILPPKSAKSIPSTHHKLLSPIKSPGFIPTKNAAHIMEAAAKIIEPGPQATTKAKMPLVGSPLVPLKVRDLKERMEAAQKMPLVGSSSVPSKVKNLKEKADAAQKLSRRAETSRRPVESSAAKYLKGQSLNKSWNGSEETTSFRGSSDTEESSAGLKNKGKSISLAIQAKVNVQRREGLNPSTNRSSVGLREQNEVKSSQPFKSQSNTQKGVHKKPSTPNAPGVLRQNNQKQNCMVDKDKLPSKSFVSTSQSRKPLSGESSLGRHKTSSKVSGNSKAGSRKLGLEPTDSEKEVSYSSTKNFPRKKRSINGDFNLENNWVADNFLIDKNEKAFQSNTVKERHFSWAEDSRKKGMDVVSFTFTAPLTRSIPGSESPSQAAMNSNGLSTDYRGKKVLLEPDAKNLSSLGINVIGGDALSMLLDQKLRELTYGVDSSRRESFKVGSTASSSILQDLAPTLNALSTTHRLHDKRDQPWLQKDKMDSLYDSDFSFTAPSAFDIKHKLQGENEMDECSSSSNAEARNLLDCRHPSPVSILEPSFSTESCNSSDSTDSNSIEGSKHFSSVLAQELISLSFSKKFNSMEADAELSDSASSTSTATVATKHVVALTATCLVRSTKWELEYVKEILCNIELMFKDFALGRAREIINPHLFHQLENRKGGLEIDGDESRLNRKVLFDCVSECLDLRCRRYVGGGCKTWAKGVTMVRRKEWLSEEVYKEISGWRSMGDCMVDELVDKDMSSQYGRWLDFEVETFELGVEIESLLFTSLVDEIVADILLF
- the LOC117910395 gene encoding dentin sialophosphoprotein-like isoform X2; amino-acid sequence: MTDDDEAGATPSFKGSSDYSCGSSVTDEEGYGTRAPGVVARLMGLDSLPPSNISEPYSSPFFDSQSLRDVHYNRKNFDFHHDHQIMHSGNLLNRVDGPSRSAMDLKPPKTLSRPIEKFQTEILPPKSAKSIPSTHHKLLSPIKSPGFIPTKNAAHIMEAAAKIIEPGPQATTKAKMPLVGSPLVPLKVRDLKERMEAAQKMPLVGSSSVPSKVKNLKEKADAAQKLSRRAETSRRPVESSAAKYLKGQSLNKSWNGSEETTSFRGSSDTEESSAGLKNKGKSISLAIQAKVNVQRREGLNPSTNRSSVGLREQNEVKSSQPFKSQSNTQKGVHKKPSTPNAPGVLRQNNQKQNCMVDKDKLPSKSFVSTSQSRKPLSGESSLGRHKTSSKVSGNSKAGSRKLGLEPTDSEKEVSYSSTKNFPRKKRSINGDFNLENNWVADNFLIDKNEKAFQSNTVKERHFSWAEDSRKKGMDVVSFTFTAPLTRSIPGSESPSQAAMNSNGLSTDYRGKKVLLEPDAKNLSSLGINVIGGDALSMLLDQKLRELTYGVDSSRRESFKVGSTASSSILQDLAPTLNALSTTHRLHDKRDQPWLQKDKMDSLYDSDFSFTAPSAFDIKHKLQGENEMDECSSSSNAEARNLLDCRHPSPVSILEPSFSTESCNSSDSTDSNSIEGSKHFSSVLAQELISLSFSKKFNSMEADAELSDSASSTSTATVATKHVVALTATCLVRSTKWELEYVKEILCNIELMFKDFALGRAREIINPHLFHQLENRKGGLEIDGDESRLNRKVLFDCVSECLDLRCRRYVGGGCKTWAKGVTMVRRKEWLSEEVYKEISGWRSMGDCMVDELVDKDMSSQYGRWLDFEVETFELGVEIESLLFTSLVDEIVADILLF